In the Hordeum vulgare subsp. vulgare chromosome 7H, MorexV3_pseudomolecules_assembly, whole genome shotgun sequence genome, one interval contains:
- the LOC123406998 gene encoding uncharacterized protein LOC123406998, producing MDSRSRIDAAEEARRRQVMDSLGVYDAEWALSKVLEQSDVQAGQNRLLLTKEAVHAGPIPKLFPELDELRDDGMNAENKVSVKVLDAEGREKNVSLRFLNSNKAYRIMGPDWRRLVEESRMRKGDRLDIYTCRRGDGERCLFVFMIRAVVPEIPAGATVLC from the coding sequence ATGGACTCCCGCTCCCGCATCGACGCTGCGGAAGAAGCGCGCCGCCGGCAGGTGATGGACAGCCTCGGCGTGTACGACGCCGAGTGGGCGCTGTCCAAGGTGTTGGAGCAGTCTGACGTCCAGGCCGGGCAGAACCGGCTTCTCCTGACCAAGGAGGCGGTGCATGCTGGCCCCATCCCGAAGCTCTTCCCGGAGCTGGACGAGCTCCGCGACGACGGCATGAACGCCGAGAACAAAGTCTCGGTCAAGGTCCTCGACGCCGAGGGCCGCGAGAAGAACGTGAGCCTCCGCTTCCTCAACTCGAACAAGGCGTACAGGATCATGGGGCCTGACTGGAGGCGGCTGGTAGAGGAGAGCCGCATGCGCAAGGGAGACCGCCTCGATATCTACACTTGCAGGCGCGGCGATGGCGAAAGGTGCCTCTTCGTGTTCATGATCAGGGCAGTGGTGCCGGAGATACCTGCCGGAGCAACAGTCTTGTGTTGA
- the LOC123410886 gene encoding L-type lectin-domain containing receptor kinase IX.1-like, producing MAAPPRRLLLLAAVSWFRMVAVCQVLPLGPICSTTGNYTNGSPYQTKLAAVLAGLPSGAISNRGFNTSTAGEAPDDTVFGLIMCFADRNWTKCQNCLRAAAAGIVQTCPYSRQASACYDACVLRYSNQSFFSVADPGVAFYAWVDDFVADMAGMNGTRRELMGRLMAEAAAGSPLMLANGSQQYTDSRGDSHVMHGLAQCTRDLNASECTRCFSSLVPELSRSRPNNTYGTVKGYSCYVAYRVDNELGITIPPPPPTQPLPLVPPPSPLPSSAPPNPPAAARSRTALVAGISTGSVAFVICASLSVWLYLWRRSRRREDIARLQEELDDAFDEQPMEEDFEQGPKRFRYAELAVATRYFSDEEKLGEGGFGSVYHGYLKDMNLDVAIKRVSKTSKQGKKEYASEVKIISRLRHRNLVQLVGWCHGGGELLLVYDLMPNGSLDTHIHSEKSNLPWQLRHEIVLGIGSALLYLHQDWEQCVLHRDIKPSNIMLDAAFNAKLGDFGLARLVDHGRGSHTTVLAGTRGYMDPESMVTGRASTESDVYSFGVVVLEIATGRRPLVLIPNQDQDEEKSAIHLVQWVWELFSDGRILDAADEQLDGEFDGGEMERVMVAALWCAHPDSSVRPSIRQAVNVMRFEAPLPSLPAKMPVAMFMPPVDGFLTGSSGGNSNNSNTTTSTVETSALLR from the exons ATGGCTGCACCTCCacggcgcctcctcctcctggccgCAGTTTCTTGGTTCCGCATGGTAGCAGTTTGCCAGGTGTTGCCGTTGGGGCCTATCTGCTCGACCACGGGCAACTACACCAACGGCAGCCCGTACCAGACGAAGCTCGCCGCCGTCCTGGCCGGCCTCCCGTCGGGCGCCATCAGCAACCGGGGCTTCAACACCAGCACGGCCGGCGAGGCGCCCGACGACACGGTCTTCGGCCTCATCATGTGCTTCGCCGACCGGAACTGGACCAAGTGCCAGAACTGCCTCAGAGCGGCGGCCGCCGGGATCGTGCAGACGTGCCCGTACAGCCGCCAGGCGAGCGCCTGCTACGACGCGTGCGTCCTGCGATACTCCAAccagtccttcttctccgtcgCCGACCCCGGAGTCGCTTTCTACGCATGGGTAGACGACTTCGTCGCGGACATGGCCGGCATGAACGGCACGCGGCGGGAGCTGATGGGCCGGCTCATGGCGGAGGCGGCCGCCGGCTCGCCCCTGATGCTGGCAAACGGGAGCCAGCAGTACACGGACTCGCGCGGCGACTCGCATGTGATGCACGGGCTGGCACAGTGCACGAGGGATCTGAACGCGAGCGAGTGCACGAGGTGCTTCTCGTCCTTGGTCCCGGAGCTGTCGAGATCGAGACCCAACAACACGTATGGCACCGTCAAGGGCTACAGCTGCTACGTCGCATACAGAGTCGACAATGAACTCGGCATTACCATCCCGCCTCCTCCACCAACACAGCCACTCCCACtggtgccgccgccgtcgccactCCCTTCGTCAG CTCCACCCAATCCGCCGGCGGCGGCCAGAAGCAGAACCGCGCTAGTAGCGGGCATCTCTACGGGTTCCGTGGCGTTCGTCATCTGCGCGAGCCTGTCCGTATGGTTATATCTTTGGCGCCGCAGCAGGAGACGAGAGGACATAGCGAGACTACAAGAGGAGCTAGACGACGCATTCGACGAGCAGCCGATGGAAGAGGATTTCGAGCAAGGGCCGAAGCGGTTCCGCTAcgccgagctcgccgtcgccaccAGGTACTTCTCCGACGAGGAGAAGCTTGGGGAAGGCGGCTTCGGGTCGGTCTACCACGGGTACTTGAAAGACATGAACCTTGACGTCGCAATAAAAAGGGTCTCCAAGACCTCCAaacaggggaagaaggagtatgcTTCAGAGGTTAAGATCATAAGCCGGCTTAGGCACCGAAACCTGGTGCAGCTTGTCGGCTGGTGCCATGGCGGCGGCGAGCTGTTGCTCGTCTACGATCTCATGCCCAATGGAAGCCTCGACACTCATATTCACAGTGAAAAAAGCAACCTACCATGGCAACTCAG gcATGAGATTGTGCTTGGCATAGGGTCTGCGCTTCTGTACCTGCATCAGGATTGGGAGCAATGCGTTCTGCACCGAGACATCAAGCCGAGCAACATAATGCTGGACGCGGCCTTCAACGCGAAGCTTGGCGACTTCGGCCTCGCGAGGCTTGTTGACCATGGCAGAGGATCACACACGACGGTGCTCGCTGGCACCAGGGGGTACATGGACCCGGAGAGCATGGTCACCGGCAGGGCGAGCACCGAGTCCGACGTCTACAGCTTCGGCGTGGTGGTCCTCGAGATCGCCACTGGCCGACGCCCGCTCGTGCTCATCCCCAACCAAGACCAAGACGAAGAAAAATCCGCCATACACCTGGTGCAATGGGTCTGGGAGTTGTTCAGCGACGGGCGTATTCTGGACGCCGCCGACGAGCAGCTGGACGGCGAGTTCGACGGCGGGGAGATGGAGCGTGTAATGGTCGCCGCGCTCTGGTGTGCGCACCCGGACAGCAGCGTGAGGCCGTCCATCAGGCAGGCGGTCAACGTGATGCGGTTCGAGGCGCCGCTGCCCAGCCTCCCAGCCAAGATGCCTGTTGCGATGTTCATGCCGCCGGTTGACGGTTTCTTGACAGGAAGCAGCggcggcaacagcaacaacagcaacaccacgaCGTCTACAGTAGAGACGTCTGCCTTGCTCAGATGA